The following proteins come from a genomic window of Winogradskyella sp. PC-19:
- a CDS encoding DUF3667 domain-containing protein produces the protein MNCKNCKTELSIDSSYCNTCGGRVVRNRLTFRNLFEHITETFFNFDNKLLRTFIDLFTKPERVIAGYISGVRRQYVNPISYLALVLTIGGLYIIILNKFFPDALAGMSNPYGVKGQEEAVKNSMSIMSEYYSIVMVLFVPVYALFSRLVFINRKEYNYTEHIVMAMYIIAQYSLISSILNIVCLVCGINATILGLFSIFFQVGFFAYCYKRIYKISAAGMILRTLFFLGILAVIMVLLIIAGVVFAMIFKDNPAVIEFMESQKAIYESQLPVKDSIN, from the coding sequence ATGAATTGTAAAAACTGTAAAACAGAATTAAGCATTGATAGTAGCTACTGTAATACTTGTGGTGGTCGTGTGGTGCGAAATAGATTGACTTTCAGAAATTTATTTGAACACATCACTGAGACTTTTTTCAATTTTGACAATAAACTATTAAGAACATTTATCGATTTATTTACAAAACCAGAACGTGTTATAGCTGGTTATATCTCTGGAGTTAGAAGACAATACGTTAACCCAATAAGCTACTTGGCATTAGTATTAACTATTGGTGGATTATATATAATTATTCTCAATAAGTTTTTCCCAGATGCATTGGCAGGAATGTCAAATCCCTATGGAGTAAAAGGTCAGGAGGAAGCAGTTAAGAACAGTATGTCTATAATGAGTGAATATTACTCTATAGTTATGGTACTTTTTGTCCCTGTTTATGCTTTATTTTCCAGATTAGTTTTTATCAATAGAAAAGAATATAACTATACTGAGCATATTGTAATGGCAATGTACATTATTGCCCAATATTCTTTAATAAGTTCAATTTTGAATATTGTATGTTTAGTTTGTGGCATAAATGCTACAATACTTGGCTTGTTTTCAATCTTTTTCCAGGTTGGTTTTTTCGCATATTGTTACAAGCGTATCTACAAGATATCTGCAGCAGGTATGATTTTAAGAACATTATTCTTTTTAGGCATATTAGCTGTGATAATGGTATTACTTATAATCGCTGGTGTTGTTTTTGCTATGATTTTTAAAGATAATCCAGCAGTTATTGAGTTTATGGAATCTCAAAAAGCCATATACGAGAGTCAACTTCCTGTAAAAGACTCTATCAATTAG
- a CDS encoding ABC transporter ATP-binding protein, whose product MAENQKKIFDISLFKRLIGYIKPYRLVFILSLICVIGLAVFGAARPYVLKEAIDVNITPRVYDGFMFYVMIMITLLVLEVVCQLLFIYYASWLGQSVVKDIRVKLFKHMLKFKMTYYDKSSVGVLITRAVTDMERIADIFGQGLFMIFSDILKMVVVAGVMLYINAKLSLIVFVTLPLIVFATKIFQRYMKRAFEDVRTEVSNLNSFVQERVTGMKILQLFTREKTEYKNFTKINERHKKGWLKTVWYNSIFFPIAEFLSSVTLATIILVGGYNIIGENSITTLGQLVSFTMFIPMLFRPLNQIANKFNTLQMGMVAADRVFKVLDTESQINDKGQLEAAHFKGDLSFKDVRFSYVKGEEVLKSVSLDVNSGETIAIVGATGAGKSTIINLLNRFYDIDSGEIAVDGTNIEKFSLNSLREQIAVVLQDVFLFADTILNNITLNNPNISEADVIAAAKAIGIHDFISGLPNGYHYNVKERGVMLSSGQRQLISFLRAYMTNPSILILDEATSSVDSYSEQLMQDATDKITEGRTSIIIAHRLATIQQADKIIVMDAGQIVEIGNHKTLLEKEDGYYRNLYEVQFLKAEVV is encoded by the coding sequence ATGGCAGAAAACCAAAAAAAAATATTTGACATTAGTTTATTTAAACGCTTAATAGGTTATATAAAACCATATCGTTTGGTATTTATTTTGTCTTTAATCTGTGTCATAGGATTAGCTGTTTTTGGTGCCGCACGACCATATGTTTTAAAAGAAGCTATTGATGTAAACATAACACCAAGAGTGTATGATGGTTTTATGTTTTACGTAATGATAATGATTACCCTTTTGGTATTAGAGGTAGTGTGTCAATTACTTTTTATTTATTATGCTAGTTGGTTGGGTCAATCTGTTGTAAAAGATATTAGAGTAAAGTTATTTAAGCATATGCTTAAATTTAAAATGACTTACTATGATAAGTCTTCGGTAGGTGTTTTGATAACAAGAGCTGTAACTGACATGGAGCGTATTGCCGATATTTTTGGGCAAGGCTTATTTATGATTTTTAGTGATATACTAAAAATGGTTGTCGTAGCAGGCGTAATGCTTTACATTAATGCTAAGTTGAGTTTGATTGTTTTTGTAACCTTACCACTAATAGTTTTTGCTACTAAAATCTTTCAGCGTTATATGAAGCGTGCATTCGAAGATGTGCGTACCGAAGTCTCTAACCTTAATTCTTTTGTACAAGAACGCGTTACTGGTATGAAGATTCTTCAGCTTTTTACTAGAGAAAAGACTGAATACAAAAACTTTACAAAAATTAACGAGCGTCACAAAAAAGGATGGTTAAAAACCGTTTGGTATAACTCTATTTTCTTTCCAATAGCCGAATTTTTATCCTCTGTAACTTTAGCTACTATTATACTTGTTGGTGGTTATAATATAATTGGAGAGAACTCAATAACAACACTTGGACAACTCGTTTCCTTTACGATGTTTATTCCGATGTTATTTAGACCATTAAATCAAATCGCAAATAAGTTTAATACGCTTCAAATGGGTATGGTAGCCGCGGATCGTGTATTTAAAGTTTTGGATACTGAGTCTCAAATTAATGATAAAGGGCAATTAGAAGCAGCACATTTTAAGGGTGATTTGTCGTTTAAAGATGTTCGTTTTTCTTATGTCAAAGGCGAAGAGGTGCTTAAAAGCGTATCGCTAGATGTAAATTCTGGAGAAACAATAGCGATTGTTGGTGCCACTGGTGCAGGAAAATCTACTATCATTAACTTACTAAATCGTTTTTATGATATAGATTCTGGTGAAATTGCTGTAGATGGAACTAATATTGAAAAGTTTTCTTTAAACTCATTAAGAGAACAAATTGCTGTTGTTCTACAAGACGTTTTTCTATTTGCAGATACTATTCTAAATAATATTACACTAAATAATCCTAATATATCAGAAGCAGACGTTATTGCTGCAGCAAAAGCTATTGGTATTCATGATTTTATTTCTGGTCTACCAAATGGCTATCACTATAATGTAAAGGAACGTGGTGTGATGTTATCATCAGGGCAACGTCAATTAATTTCGTTTTTACGAGCTTATATGACCAATCCTAGTATTCTTATTTTAGACGAAGCAACTTCTTCTGTAGATTCGTATTCTGAGCAATTGATGCAAGATGCAACCGATAAAATAACAGAAGGTCGAACATCTATAATTATTGCACATCGTTTAGCAACTATTCAGCAAGCAGACAAAATTATAGTTATGGATGCTGGGCAAATTGTCGAAATTGGTAATCACAAAACACTTCTTGAAAAAGAAGATGGGTATTACCGTAATCTTTATGAAGTACAATTTTTGAAGGCAGAAGTTGTCTAA
- the truA gene encoding tRNA pseudouridine(38-40) synthase TruA, translating into MRYFIQLSYNGGAYHGWQIQPNAVTVQETIQEALSIVLNIQVSITGAGRTDTGVHASQMFAHFDVDKIIDTQNLTFKLNSFLPKDIAIQSIFRVNDDAHTRFHAVKRSYDYKISLKKNVFLFDYSHYMHQNLDVQKMNEAADILLEYQDFQCFSKSNTDVKTYNCKIEYAQWKQDNDMLIFTISADRFLRNMVRAIVGTLVTIGLGKAKVEDMHRIIASKDRSEAGFSVPAKGLYLTEVLYPESIQANNK; encoded by the coding sequence TTGAGGTATTTTATTCAATTGTCATATAATGGAGGTGCTTATCATGGTTGGCAGATTCAGCCTAATGCAGTCACGGTTCAAGAGACTATTCAAGAGGCGCTATCAATAGTATTGAATATTCAGGTGAGTATCACAGGTGCAGGTCGTACCGACACAGGTGTTCATGCATCTCAGATGTTCGCACATTTTGATGTAGATAAAATTATTGATACTCAAAATCTAACATTTAAGCTTAACTCATTTTTACCAAAGGATATAGCCATTCAATCTATTTTTAGAGTTAATGACGATGCACATACGCGTTTTCATGCTGTAAAGCGTAGCTATGATTACAAAATTAGTTTGAAGAAAAACGTCTTTCTATTTGATTATTCACATTATATGCATCAGAATTTAGATGTACAAAAAATGAATGAAGCAGCTGATATCTTATTGGAGTATCAGGATTTTCAGTGTTTTTCAAAAAGTAATACTGATGTTAAGACTTATAATTGTAAGATTGAATATGCGCAGTGGAAACAAGACAATGATATGTTGATTTTTACTATAAGTGCAGATCGCTTTTTACGAAATATGGTTAGAGCTATTGTAGGTACATTAGTTACTATTGGTTTGGGGAAAGCAAAAGTTGAAGATATGCATCGTATTATAGCATCAAAAGATAGGAGTGAAGCTGGATTTTCAGTGCCTGCAAAAGGCTTATATTTGACTGAAGTTTTATATCCTGAATCCATACAAGCAAATAATAAATAG
- a CDS encoding metallophosphoesterase family protein, protein MKRILLLSDTHSHIDKKILKYVQQADEVWHAGDIGDLKVTDAIKELRPLRAVYGNIDDAKARAEYPEHSRFMCEDVDVWITHIGGYPPNYNIRVREELLLNPPRLFICGHSHILKVMPDKKLNLLHMNPGAAGTHGFHKVRTMLRFTIDGKKIDNLEVIEFPRK, encoded by the coding sequence TTGAAAAGAATTCTACTTCTATCAGACACACATAGTCATATTGATAAGAAAATTCTAAAATATGTACAGCAAGCTGATGAAGTCTGGCATGCAGGAGATATCGGAGATTTAAAAGTGACAGATGCCATTAAAGAATTAAGACCACTCAGAGCCGTTTATGGTAATATTGACGACGCAAAGGCTAGAGCAGAATATCCCGAACACAGTCGTTTTATGTGTGAGGACGTAGACGTGTGGATAACTCATATAGGTGGTTACCCTCCAAATTATAATATTAGAGTAAGAGAAGAGTTACTCCTAAATCCTCCACGACTTTTTATTTGCGGGCATTCTCATATTCTAAAAGTAATGCCAGATAAAAAACTTAATCTATTACACATGAATCCTGGAGCTGCTGGAACACATGGATTTCATAAAGTTAGAACCATGCTTAGATTTACTATTGACGGTAAAAAGATTGATAATCTTGAAGTCATTGAATTTCCAAGAAAATAA
- a CDS encoding DUF4293 domain-containing protein yields MIQRIQTLYLLIAFGISAGLIFVFDLYTDINQGLVFAKDNYLYLGLFLGSALLSLISIFSFKNRKSQFVLGRLNIILNFILLGVFVYQSLSLSGETLVSEKGIGMILPIFSIVFLVLANKAIKKDEDLVKSVDRLR; encoded by the coding sequence ATGATTCAACGTATACAAACTCTCTATTTACTAATTGCTTTTGGGATTTCGGCAGGTTTGATTTTTGTATTTGATTTGTATACAGATATAAATCAGGGACTTGTGTTTGCCAAAGATAACTACTTGTATTTAGGCTTGTTTTTAGGTTCTGCATTGTTATCTTTGATATCGATATTTAGTTTTAAAAATAGAAAGTCTCAATTTGTTTTGGGACGACTTAATATAATATTAAACTTTATTTTACTAGGAGTGTTCGTGTATCAGTCTCTAAGTTTATCTGGAGAAACTTTGGTTTCTGAGAAAGGTATTGGGATGATTCTTCCTATTTTTTCTATCGTGTTTTTAGTCTTAGCAAATAAGGCAATAAAAAAGGACGAGGATCTTGTAAAATCTGTAGATAGATTACGATAA
- the rho gene encoding transcription termination factor Rho: MFEISQLKAKKLPELQEIAKQLKVPKYRSLKKLDLVYQILDYQAANPAAVKAVTKEDNKPSEEKTEQKQPQQRQKRARVQKPQQEKKEQQKMDFEDKSSNVKAEDNSNTKPQKHSKDLKDSKDSRNDNKQPQKKDDNRRNQNQNKNQNQKNDNNNRNKNHNKNHNHKNNGNKDNRNRYREPDFEFDAIIESEGVLDVMQDGYGFLRSSDYNYLTSPDDIYVSQSQIRLFGLKVGDTVLGQVRPPKEGEKYFPLIKVSKINGQSPQVVRDRVAFEHLTPLFPKEKFNIAEKQSTISTRIMDLFAPIGKGQRGMIVSQPKTGKTMLLKDVANAIAANHPEVYQMILLIDERPEEVTDMQRNVRGEVIASTFDKEAHEHVKIANIVLEKAKRLVECGHDVVILLDSITRLARAYNSVQPASGKILSGGVDANALHKPKRFFGAARNIENGGSLTIIATALTETGSKMDEVIFEEFKGTGNMELQLDRKISNRRIFPAIDLTSSSTRRDDILLDANTIQRMWVMRKYLADMNPVEAMEFINDRFKQTKNNEEFLISMNS, from the coding sequence ATGTTTGAAATTTCACAGTTAAAAGCAAAAAAACTACCTGAATTACAGGAGATTGCTAAACAACTAAAAGTACCAAAGTACCGTTCTTTAAAAAAGCTAGACTTGGTTTATCAAATCCTAGATTACCAAGCAGCAAATCCTGCTGCGGTTAAAGCTGTTACCAAAGAAGACAATAAACCTTCTGAAGAAAAAACTGAACAAAAGCAACCGCAACAGCGCCAAAAAAGAGCACGTGTTCAAAAACCTCAACAAGAGAAAAAAGAACAACAAAAAATGGATTTTGAGGATAAATCTTCTAATGTAAAAGCTGAAGATAATTCTAATACTAAGCCTCAAAAGCACTCAAAAGATTTAAAGGATTCAAAAGATTCTAGAAACGACAATAAGCAACCTCAAAAAAAGGATGACAACCGTCGTAATCAAAATCAAAATAAAAATCAGAATCAGAAAAACGATAATAACAATCGTAACAAAAATCATAACAAAAATCATAATCATAAAAACAATGGCAATAAGGATAACAGAAATCGTTACCGTGAGCCAGATTTTGAATTTGATGCAATTATCGAAAGTGAAGGTGTCTTAGATGTGATGCAAGACGGTTATGGTTTTTTAAGATCCTCAGATTATAACTACCTAACTTCACCAGATGATATTTATGTATCGCAATCACAAATTCGTTTGTTTGGATTAAAAGTCGGTGATACTGTTTTAGGGCAAGTAAGACCTCCAAAAGAAGGTGAAAAGTATTTTCCTTTAATCAAGGTTAGTAAAATCAATGGACAAAGTCCGCAGGTTGTAAGAGACCGTGTTGCTTTTGAACATTTAACACCATTATTTCCGAAAGAGAAATTTAATATTGCTGAAAAGCAATCTACAATTTCGACTCGTATTATGGATTTGTTTGCACCTATTGGTAAAGGACAACGTGGTATGATTGTATCGCAACCTAAAACGGGTAAAACGATGTTACTAAAGGATGTTGCAAATGCAATTGCAGCTAATCATCCTGAAGTGTATCAAATGATTCTATTGATTGATGAACGTCCTGAAGAAGTTACTGATATGCAACGTAATGTTCGCGGCGAAGTCATTGCCTCTACTTTTGATAAAGAAGCACATGAGCATGTAAAGATTGCAAATATTGTATTAGAAAAAGCAAAGCGTTTGGTAGAATGTGGTCACGATGTGGTTATTTTATTAGATTCTATAACGCGTTTAGCAAGAGCATATAACTCCGTACAGCCAGCATCAGGTAAAATATTATCTGGTGGTGTAGATGCGAACGCGCTACACAAACCAAAGCGTTTCTTTGGTGCTGCACGAAATATAGAAAATGGTGGTTCGCTTACAATTATTGCTACAGCATTGACAGAAACAGGCTCTAAAATGGATGAAGTAATTTTTGAGGAATTTAAAGGTACTGGTAACATGGAACTTCAGTTAGATCGTAAGATTAGTAACCGTCGTATTTTCCCTGCTATTGACTTAACATCTTCTAGCACACGTCGTGATGACATATTATTAGATGCAAATACAATACAACGTATGTGGGTAATGCGCAAATACCTAGCAGATATGAACCCAGTTGAAGCTATGGAGTTTATTAACGACCGATTTAAACAAACTAAAAACAACGAAGAGTTTTTAATTTCTATGAATAGCTAA
- a CDS encoding T9SS type B sorting domain-containing protein has product MSPNSGTYLVTVTDAAGCIDTDDILINYAPIPVANPVDDQIICDDDNDGFWDFDFTTFNATVIGTQTDVSVSYHNTLADAQNNASPIIGLYTNMNAFTSETIFIRIENNFNTDCFDTIDFEINVIDSDVDASFTLTPTCDGGTAIITGDTGGTFAFNPVPTDGAVLDTTTGEVTGGTSGTTYTVEYTVSGVCTQTLAQDVTVIIADDASFTVTPTCDGGTVTITGLAGGTFAFNPVPTDGAVIDAATGEVTGGTFGTTYTIEYTTSGTCPSVNTEDVTVLTLDDSSFTMTATCDGGTATITGDTGGTFVLNPVPTDGAVIDAATGEVTNGTSAAIYTIEYTTAGACQDTSSQDVTVLTADDPSFTMTPTCDGGTATITGDTGGIFTLNPVPTDGAVIDSATGEVTGGTSATTYTIEYTTAGTCPQSSTQDVTVLTADDPSFTMTPTCDGGTATVTGLAGGTFTFNPTPTDGAVIDTTTGEVTGGTSGTTYTIEYTTVGTCPQTLAQDVTVIIADDASFTVTPTCDGGTVTITGLAGGTFAFNPVPTDGAVIDAATGEVTGGTFGTTYTIEYTTSGTCPSVNTEDVTVLTLDDSSFTMTATCDGGTATITGDAGGTFVLNPVPTDGAVIDADTGEVTNGTSAATYTIEYTTAGSCPDTSSQDVTVLTADDPSFTMTPTCDGGTATITGDTGGIFTLNPVPTDGAVIDSATGEVTGGTSATTYTIEYTTAGTCPQSSTQDVTVLTADDPSFTMTPTCDGGTATVTGLAGGTFTFNPTPTDGAVIDTTTGEVTGGTSGTTYTIEYTTVGTCPQTLAQDVTVITADDASFTVTPTCDGGTVTITGLAGGTFAFNPVPTDGAVIDAATGEVTGGTFGTTYTIEYTTSGTCPSVNTEDVTVLTLDDSSFTMTATCDGGTATITGDAGGTFVLNPVPTDGAVIDADTGEVTNGTSAATYTIEYTTAGACPDTSSQDVTVLTADDPSFTMTPTCDGGTAIITGDIGGIFTLNPVPTDGAVIDSATGEVTGGTSATTYTIEYTTAGTCPQSSTQDVTVTQEDDASFTVAPTCDGGLATITGLAGGTFTFNPTPTDSAVIDATTGEVTGGTPGAAYTIEYSVSDVCPNSSTVTFNANPLPDDSVVVTDFLECENNTDFLFEFDLESKDAEILNGQESTLFTVTYHDSQADADNLVDALVSPYENTSNPQPIFVAITNNMTGCSVSTQSFNIEVLDGAFALDDFYEECDVVGDNDGSTQFDLESRIPNIIGTQDLADISISFHFSEEDALNDEEPLPLLYENFVNTNPQTIYARVSSNIRPDECFEIAEVTLQTNLLPIFDLDDTYTLCLSSNDEAEVPIPPVIDTELSDADYTFEWSFNGDVLATETGSSLIPTQGGTYSVLVTDTTTSTVTMCTNFDETVVVEGGIPDSLDVEVVSQTFTGNNMIVATATGNSEYEYSLDNGPWELSGEFENVTGGEHLVAVRDVLGCGILYENITVIDYPKFFTPNGDGNNDTWTIRGIDSQPAAVIYIHDRYGKLLKQLSPTSPGWDGTYNGNNMPSSDYWFTLEYNEPINDERRTFTAHFALKR; this is encoded by the coding sequence ATGTCTCCAAACTCAGGAACATATTTAGTTACAGTTACTGATGCTGCGGGTTGTATAGATACAGATGACATACTAATTAATTACGCACCAATTCCTGTTGCTAATCCAGTAGATGATCAAATAATTTGTGATGATGACAACGATGGATTTTGGGATTTTGATTTTACAACCTTTAATGCTACTGTAATTGGAACTCAAACAGATGTTTCTGTAAGTTATCATAATACATTAGCTGATGCTCAAAACAATGCAAGCCCAATTATTGGTTTGTATACCAATATGAATGCCTTTACATCTGAAACTATTTTTATAAGAATAGAAAATAATTTTAATACAGATTGTTTTGATACAATCGATTTTGAAATTAATGTAATTGATTCAGATGTAGATGCAAGTTTTACTTTAACTCCAACTTGTGATGGAGGCACCGCAATCATAACTGGTGATACAGGAGGTACTTTTGCTTTCAATCCTGTACCTACTGATGGTGCAGTATTAGATACGACAACGGGAGAAGTTACAGGTGGAACTTCCGGTACAACATACACAGTAGAATATACTGTATCAGGTGTTTGTACTCAAACCTTAGCGCAAGATGTCACGGTAATTATTGCTGATGATGCAAGTTTTACAGTGACACCAACGTGTGATGGCGGTACAGTAACCATAACAGGACTTGCAGGAGGAACATTTGCATTTAATCCAGTCCCAACAGATGGCGCTGTTATTGACGCTGCTACTGGTGAAGTCACTGGAGGAACATTTGGTACAACATATACTATCGAGTATACGACATCAGGTACTTGCCCTTCAGTAAATACCGAAGATGTAACCGTATTAACTTTAGACGATTCTAGTTTTACGATGACAGCGACTTGTGATGGCGGTACAGCAACGATAACTGGAGATACAGGAGGAACATTTGTATTAAATCCCGTACCAACAGATGGCGCAGTAATTGATGCAGCTACTGGTGAAGTTACAAACGGAACATCAGCTGCAATCTATACCATAGAATATACAACAGCAGGTGCTTGTCAGGATACTTCAAGTCAAGATGTTACAGTACTTACCGCAGATGACCCGAGTTTTACAATGACGCCAACTTGTGATGGTGGTACAGCAACAATAACAGGTGATACAGGAGGAATATTTACATTAAATCCAGTTCCAACTGATGGTGCAGTTATAGACTCTGCAACTGGTGAAGTTACAGGTGGTACATCAGCTACAACATATACTATAGAATATACAACTGCAGGAACATGTCCACAAAGCTCAACCCAAGATGTTACGGTACTTACAGCGGATGACCCGAGTTTTACAATGACGCCAACATGTGATGGTGGTACTGCAACTGTAACAGGATTAGCTGGTGGAACTTTTACTTTCAATCCTACACCTACAGATGGCGCGGTAATAGATACTACAACAGGAGAAGTTACAGGAGGAACTTCTGGTACGACTTACACAATAGAATATACAACTGTAGGTACTTGTCCTCAGACTCTGGCACAAGATGTCACGGTAATTATTGCTGATGATGCAAGTTTTACAGTGACACCAACGTGTGATGGAGGTACAGTAACCATAACAGGACTTGCAGGAGGAACATTTGCATTTAATCCAGTCCCAACAGATGGCGCTGTTATTGACGCTGCTACTGGTGAAGTCACTGGAGGAACATTTGGTACAACGTATACTATCGAGTATACGACATCAGGTACTTGCCCTTCAGTAAATACCGAAGATGTAACCGTATTAACTTTAGACGATTCTAGTTTTACGATGACAGCGACTTGTGATGGTGGTACAGCAACGATAACTGGAGATGCAGGAGGAACATTTGTATTAAATCCTGTACCAACAGATGGCGCAGTAATTGATGCTGATACTGGCGAAGTTACAAACGGAACATCAGCTGCAACCTATACCATAGAATATACAACAGCAGGTTCTTGTCCGGATACTTCAAGTCAAGATGTTACAGTACTTACCGCAGATGACCCGAGTTTTACAATGACGCCAACTTGTGATGGTGGTACAGCAACAATAACAGGTGATACAGGAGGAATATTTACATTAAATCCAGTTCCAACTGATGGTGCAGTTATAGACTCTGCAACTGGTGAAGTTACAGGTGGTACATCAGCTACAACATATACTATAGAATATACAACTGCAGGAACATGTCCACAAAGCTCAACCCAAGATGTTACGGTGCTTACAGCGGATGACCCGAGTTTTACAATGACGCCAACATGTGATGGTGGTACTGCAACTGTAACAGGATTAGCTGGTGGAACTTTTACTTTCAATCCTACACCTACAGATGGCGCGGTAATAGATACTACAACAGGAGAAGTTACAGGAGGAACTTCTGGTACGACTTACACAATAGAATATACAACTGTAGGTACTTGTCCTCAGACTCTGGCACAAGATGTTACCGTAATTACTGCTGATGATGCAAGTTTTACAGTGACACCAACGTGTGATGGAGGTACAGTAACCATAACAGGACTTGCAGGAGGAACATTTGCATTTAATCCAGTCCCAACAGATGGCGCTGTTATTGACGCTGCTACTGGTGAAGTCACTGGAGGAACATTTGGTACAACGTATACTATCGAGTATACGACATCAGGTACTTGCCCTTCAGTAAATACCGAAGATGTAACCGTATTAACTTTAGACGATTCTAGTTTTACGATGACAGCGACTTGTGATGGTGGTACAGCAACGATAACTGGAGATGCAGGAGGAACATTTGTATTAAATCCTGTACCAACAGATGGCGCAGTAATTGATGCTGATACTGGCGAAGTTACAAACGGAACATCGGCTGCAACTTATACCATAGAATATACAACAGCAGGTGCTTGTCCAGACACTTCAAGTCAAGATGTTACAGTACTTACCGCAGATGACCCGAGTTTTACAATGACGCCAACTTGTGATGGTGGAACCGCAATAATAACAGGTGATATAGGAGGAATATTTACATTAAATCCAGTTCCAACTGATGGTGCAGTCATAGACTCTGCAACTGGTGAAGTTACAGGTGGTACATCAGCTACAACATATACTATAGAATATACAACTGCAGGAACATGTCCACAAAGCTCAACCCAAGATGTCACAGTAACTCAGGAAGATGATGCAAGCTTTACTGTAGCTCCAACTTGTGATGGAGGTTTAGCAACTATAACGGGATTAGCTGGCGGAACTTTTACTTTCAATCCTACACCTACAGATAGCGCAGTAATAGATGCTACAACAGGAGAAGTTACAGGCGGAACACCAGGTGCGGCTTATACAATTGAATACTCCGTTTCAGATGTTTGTCCTAATAGCAGTACTGTAACCTTCAATGCCAATCCATTACCAGATGATAGCGTTGTGGTCACAGATTTCTTAGAATGTGAAAACAACACGGACTTCTTATTTGAATTTGATTTAGAAAGTAAAGACGCTGAAATTTTAAATGGTCAAGAATCAACACTATTTACAGTGACTTATCACGATTCTCAAGCTGATGCAGATAATTTAGTGGATGCACTAGTAAGTCCATATGAAAATACGAGCAATCCTCAGCCAATTTTTGTAGCAATTACAAATAATATGACAGGCTGTTCAGTAAGTACACAATCTTTTAATATTGAAGTCTTGGACGGAGCATTTGCATTAGATGATTTTTATGAAGAATGCGATGTTGTTGGTGATAATGATGGCTCAACGCAGTTCGATTTAGAATCTCGAATCCCAAATATTATAGGAACTCAAGACCTAGCTGATATCAGTATTAGTTTTCATTTTTCTGAAGAGGATGCTTTAAATGATGAAGAACCTTTACCGTTACTATATGAAAACTTTGTGAACACAAATCCTCAAACAATTTATGCGAGAGTTAGTAGTAATATAAGGCCAGACGAGTGTTTTGAAATTGCTGAGGTTACACTTCAAACTAATTTATTACCAATATTCGATTTGGATGATACTTATACTTTATGTTTAAGTAGCAATGATGAAGCTGAAGTTCCGATTCCTCCTGTAATTGATACTGAGTTATCTGATGCAGATTACACTTTTGAATGGAGCTTTAATGGTGATGTACTTGCGACTGAAACTGGGTCAAGTTTAATTCCGACTCAAGGAGGAACTTACAGTGTTTTAGTTACTGATACAACAACTTCGACGGTAACAATGTGTACTAATTTTGACGAAACTGTTGTTGTTGAAGGTGGTATTCCTGATTCTTTAGATGTAGAGGTCGTATCTCAAACATTCACTGGTAATAATATGATTGTTGCCACTGCTACAGGAAATAGTGAATATGAATATAGTCTCGATAATGGACCTTGGGAACTAAGCGGAGAATTTGAAAACGTTACAGGTGGAGAACATTTAGTAGCTGTTAGAGATGTTTTAGGTTGTGGAATTTTATATGAAAATATAACAGTAATAGATTATCCTAAATTCTTTACGCCAAACGGGGATGGTAATAACGATACTTGGACTATTAGAGGAATCGACTCTCAACCAGCTGCAGTTATATATATTCACGACCGCTATGGAAAGTTATTAAAACAATTAAGTCCTACAAGTCCAGGTTGGGATGGAACATATAACGGTAACAATATGCCTAGCAGCGATTATTGGTTTACCCTAGAATATAATGAGCCAATTAATGACGAAAGACGAACGTTTACCGCACACTTTGCATTGAAGCGATAA